A genomic region of Trichothermofontia sichuanensis B231 contains the following coding sequences:
- a CDS encoding Fe(3+) ABC transporter substrate-binding protein gives MTKLTRRMFLAGGAAVTAVTLGELGKSTPSVAQGRANGQLNLYSARHYDTDEAIFASFTQKTGIRINLVEAEADQLIERLQSEGVNSPADVLLTVDAGRLWRAQAAGLFQPVRSPILEAAIPANLREPTGLWFGFSRRARVIMYNREKVNPAQLSTYEDLANPRWRGKILVRSSNNVYNQSLTGAMLAVHGAAKTEEWARGLVANFARPPEGNDTAQIKAAAAGVGDIAIANTYYLVRLAASKNPEDRVVADKMRIFFPNQRDRGTHVNISGGGMAKHSPNPVAARQFLEHLASREVQELFAKGNYEYPVVTDVPLHPLLARYGNFKADTVSASVFGKNNAEALQIMDRAGWK, from the coding sequence ATGACGAAACTGACACGACGGATGTTTTTAGCGGGCGGGGCAGCAGTGACCGCCGTCACCCTGGGAGAGTTGGGCAAAAGTACCCCCAGTGTTGCCCAGGGGCGTGCCAATGGCCAGTTAAACCTCTACTCGGCCCGCCACTACGATACGGACGAGGCCATTTTTGCTAGTTTCACCCAGAAAACTGGTATTCGGATCAACCTGGTGGAAGCAGAAGCTGATCAGCTGATCGAACGTCTTCAGAGTGAGGGCGTCAACAGTCCTGCGGATGTGTTGCTGACTGTTGATGCGGGCCGCCTCTGGCGGGCGCAGGCGGCTGGGTTGTTCCAACCGGTGCGATCGCCGATTCTGGAAGCGGCTATCCCTGCTAACCTGCGAGAACCGACGGGCCTCTGGTTTGGGTTTTCTCGACGGGCACGGGTCATCATGTACAATCGCGAAAAGGTCAACCCTGCCCAACTCTCAACATATGAGGACCTGGCGAATCCTCGTTGGCGCGGCAAAATTCTAGTGCGATCGTCCAATAATGTCTATAACCAATCCCTGACGGGGGCGATGTTAGCTGTGCACGGAGCTGCCAAAACTGAGGAATGGGCGCGGGGCCTGGTGGCCAACTTTGCTCGTCCTCCCGAAGGCAACGACACTGCTCAGATCAAAGCCGCTGCTGCGGGGGTAGGGGATATTGCGATCGCCAATACCTACTACCTAGTCCGCTTAGCAGCATCTAAGAATCCTGAGGATCGGGTTGTGGCTGACAAGATGCGTATCTTTTTCCCCAACCAGCGCGATCGTGGCACCCATGTCAACATCAGTGGCGGCGGCATGGCCAAGCATTCTCCCAATCCGGTGGCGGCACGGCAATTCCTCGAACATTTAGCCAGTCGGGAGGTACAGGAACTCTTTGCCAAGGGCAATTACGAATATCCTGTGGTTACGGACGTGCCTCTGCATCCCCTCCTCGCCCGCTATGGCAACTTCAAAGCTGATACCGTCAGCGCCAGTGTTTTTGGCAAGAATAATGCCGAAGCCCTGCAAATTATGGATCGGGCCGGGTGGAAGTAG
- a CDS encoding circadian clock KaiB family protein has translation MSSVPVPDRFKGIALFTPGGDAVYCIDPAKQKHWHVQLCTALQAILDLPEPPHFLVPAYTATIDRWRDPDTQDLRWVAELYPPVRQYQLLLNAMFQTPGVSWQVVPWRQSAGNPILLAAYRQQFPQLWEYHNLLVQVGQPQVARVPLAAHPWTNPLVNRWPLGLTQSQPAGPIAGYALRLFVSDYDGMTEKILHNLRQVLEHSLAHPYTLKVISVVKHPEQAEQDQITATPTLVKLWPPPVRKIVGDLGTPEQILSLLSSPVPYDG, from the coding sequence TTGTCTTCTGTTCCTGTACCTGATCGTTTCAAAGGAATTGCCCTGTTTACCCCTGGTGGGGATGCAGTGTATTGCATCGATCCTGCCAAGCAGAAACATTGGCACGTGCAACTCTGTACAGCCCTGCAAGCGATTCTGGATTTGCCTGAACCGCCCCACTTCCTCGTTCCTGCCTATACTGCGACGATCGATCGCTGGCGCGATCCCGATACCCAGGATCTACGGTGGGTCGCGGAGTTGTATCCCCCGGTGCGGCAGTATCAATTGTTGTTGAATGCCATGTTTCAGACCCCAGGGGTATCCTGGCAGGTCGTGCCGTGGCGGCAATCGGCTGGCAACCCCATTCTCTTGGCTGCCTATCGGCAGCAATTCCCCCAACTGTGGGAGTATCACAACCTCCTTGTTCAGGTGGGACAGCCACAAGTGGCCAGGGTTCCCCTAGCTGCCCACCCCTGGACGAATCCCCTGGTAAACCGTTGGCCTCTCGGACTTACCCAATCCCAACCCGCTGGCCCGATCGCCGGCTATGCCCTGCGTCTCTTTGTCTCCGATTACGATGGTATGACCGAAAAAATCCTGCACAATCTACGGCAGGTCCTAGAACACTCCCTCGCCCATCCCTATACGCTTAAGGTCATTAGTGTGGTCAAACATCCTGAACAGGCCGAGCAGGATCAAATTACGGCAACCCCCACCTTGGTGAAGTTATGGCCTCCCCCGGTGCGCAAAATAGTGGGTGATCTGGGGACACCCGAACAAATCCTGAGCCTTCTCAGCAGCCCTGTCCCCTATGATGGCTAG
- a CDS encoding AAA family ATPase gives MAYKSLIGIVPHQEGKGCIALQNLKSHRSTQLALDGSRLYALVGQNSSGKTSILQALHCLCRLAGNENVSAHIFQVDGQAILVLSSRLSAATAFCRYTPRVSLTATAFQVSDQMMISPNP, from the coding sequence TTGGCATACAAGTCTTTGATTGGTATTGTACCTCATCAGGAAGGGAAAGGCTGTATTGCACTCCAAAACCTTAAAAGCCATCGCTCCACCCAGCTAGCCCTGGACGGCTCTCGACTCTATGCCCTCGTTGGTCAAAATAGCTCAGGGAAAACCTCGATTTTACAAGCTTTGCACTGCCTCTGTCGGTTGGCTGGCAATGAAAACGTATCTGCCCATATTTTCCAGGTGGACGGGCAAGCGATCTTGGTGCTGAGTTCCAGGTTATCTGCCGCCACTGCGTTTTGCCGTTACACACCTAGAGTTAGCCTAACTGCCACTGCATTTCAAGTCTCAGACCAAATGATGATTTCACCCAACCCATAA
- a CDS encoding GIY-YIG nuclease family protein, with protein MTREFESIPPRPGIYAVRHKNDGLLYIGKTKSLRGWFSGGHKAFLWAWLDKYDDEDVRIAVQVISHWRNPALLLELEAIILRATEPPYNVQIPTEM; from the coding sequence TTGACCCGTGAGTTTGAGAGCATTCCTCCTCGCCCCGGCATCTATGCAGTCCGACACAAAAACGATGGATTACTCTACATCGGCAAGACAAAAAGCTTGCGAGGTTGGTTCAGTGGTGGACACAAAGCTTTTCTTTGGGCATGGCTTGACAAATACGATGATGAGGACGTTCGCATTGCAGTGCAGGTCATTTCGCATTGGAGAAACCCTGCGTTACTATTGGAGCTAGAAGCAATTATTCTCAGAGCGACTGAACCCCCTTACAACGTACAGATCCCAACGGAGATGTAA
- the grxC gene encoding glutaredoxin 3: MLRFINALLGRRSDRVQANVEIYTWQTCPYCIRAKLLLWWKGVQFTEYKIDGDGAARVRMAARANGRKTVPQIFINDQHIGGCDDLYALDAEGKLDPLLAQPRGV; this comes from the coding sequence ATGTTACGTTTTATTAATGCGCTCCTTGGACGTCGCTCCGATCGAGTCCAAGCGAATGTCGAAATTTACACCTGGCAAACCTGCCCCTACTGCATTCGGGCCAAGCTGTTGCTCTGGTGGAAAGGCGTTCAATTCACGGAATATAAGATTGATGGTGATGGCGCTGCACGGGTACGCATGGCGGCACGGGCCAACGGTCGCAAAACCGTGCCCCAGATTTTTATCAACGATCAGCACATTGGCGGCTGCGACGATCTCTACGCCCTTGATGCTGAGGGGAAATTAGATCCCCTATTGGCCCAACCGAGGGGTGTATGA
- a CDS encoding PRC-barrel domain-containing protein yields MMISDRIWQRSDLLGTQVITRTTGKRLGVVSEVLVDVDRREVVALGLRDNALARMIPGVPNYMLLTSIRQIGDVILVDDENAIADIDIDGLSRVIRSEVITEAGELLGQVRGFKFNVETGKLESLLIDALGIPAIPEQLVSTYELPVTEIVSSGPDRIIVFEGAEERLNQVSVGVMERLGLGAPPWERDEEEEYVIPTTPAANQLGTGTPVRATSTAYPPARTTRAVESAWSEDDWEEEPEPMRRTLRQAEARAMRYEEPPYEEPVRYGEAKRYEEPSRYPESRRYEDEYEEEAGNWDDAEDDEYDREYEDYESYDERDRHGYTARTVRESESPAVDSRADEYEDLEGDAWADEEEPPHSAQPLNLPKKQKAPAPEYEDGGY; encoded by the coding sequence ATGATGATCTCCGATAGAATCTGGCAACGTTCTGATCTGCTTGGCACCCAGGTGATTACCCGCACAACGGGCAAACGCTTAGGGGTGGTGAGTGAAGTGTTGGTCGATGTCGATCGCCGGGAGGTAGTGGCGCTGGGCCTGCGCGACAATGCCCTCGCCCGGATGATTCCAGGGGTCCCCAACTATATGCTGCTGACGAGTATTCGCCAGATTGGGGATGTGATCCTGGTGGATGATGAGAATGCGATCGCGGATATTGATATCGATGGCCTGAGCCGGGTGATCCGCAGTGAGGTGATCACGGAAGCCGGGGAACTGCTGGGCCAAGTGCGTGGTTTTAAGTTCAATGTGGAAACGGGCAAGCTGGAGTCGTTGCTGATTGACGCCTTGGGGATTCCGGCCATCCCAGAGCAGCTTGTCAGCACCTATGAGCTACCGGTGACCGAGATTGTCAGCAGTGGCCCCGATCGCATCATTGTGTTTGAGGGGGCAGAGGAACGCCTGAATCAAGTCAGTGTAGGTGTGATGGAGCGGCTGGGGCTTGGTGCGCCGCCCTGGGAGCGGGATGAAGAGGAAGAGTATGTGATCCCGACGACACCGGCAGCGAATCAGTTAGGAACGGGTACCCCGGTGCGGGCAACTTCAACGGCCTATCCACCCGCACGAACGACACGGGCGGTGGAAAGTGCCTGGAGTGAGGACGATTGGGAGGAAGAACCGGAACCCATGCGGCGAACTCTACGGCAGGCGGAGGCCCGGGCGATGCGCTATGAGGAGCCGCCCTATGAAGAGCCAGTGCGCTATGGGGAGGCAAAGCGCTATGAGGAACCCAGTCGCTACCCAGAGTCACGCCGCTATGAGGATGAGTATGAGGAAGAGGCGGGCAATTGGGATGATGCCGAGGATGACGAGTACGATCGCGAGTATGAGGATTATGAAAGCTATGATGAGCGCGATCGGCATGGCTACACGGCCCGTACTGTCCGCGAATCTGAATCCCCAGCCGTAGACTCGCGTGCCGATGAATACGAAGACCTGGAAGGGGATGCCTGGGCGGATGAGGAGGAACCCCCGCACTCGGCGCAACCGCTGAATTTACCGAAGAAGCAAAAGGCCCCGGCTCCTGAGTATGAGGATGGGGGGTATTAG
- the smc gene encoding chromosome segregation protein SMC, which translates to MVYIKRIELSHFKSFGGTTQIPLLPGFTVISGPNGSGKSNILDALLFALGLSSSKGMRAERLPDLVNQTHSTRGRATVEASVTVTFDLEGEVLPSTQVAVEQAAIATDADNGDLDPPATSAQSVEPPPAATTSNEWSVTRKLRVTQQGTYTSTYYINGEPCTLSQLHEQLNRLRIYPEGYNVVLQGDVTGIISMNPRDRRQIIDELAGVAAFDRKIDQARSKLDAVKEREDRCRIIERELIQSRDRLAQDRLKAEKYQQLRQELQTKEQWEGVIHHRHLQQLHQRLTEQIAQGDRALLDLREHLAALHETIRQTSENLEQLNAQVKALGEEELLALQSTLATQEAEQRQLQRQQHDLATAEATLQEQLTRTQQELQECQQEQARLEAETASLTAELATLQEQRDRAQAQLSRSREGVAQIAAQSEAWVERQTTLYHQVESLQASLGPQRQEQAFLQERANQLARQIQEQMPRLQTIEQEIAAQERERQHLHQQLAPLQEQVRTIAARLSADQQEWQLQQETQARLLREQREKQRQLDKLEAQTQALRETQGTHASQVILQSGLPGLCGLVAQLGRVDARYQLALETAAGARLGHLVVEDDAVAAAAIALLKERRAGRATFLPLNKLSVPATQLSPLRAEGAIDYAVNLIDYDRRYATVFAYVFGQTVVFADLETARRHLGRLRMVTLDGELLETSGAMTGGSQSQRGSGLHFGTVEAAESVEVLELRERLGEIDRILNQAWRNGERLQQQVQAQERSLTEARQQVRELELRQQQAQTISDHLEQQRQQLEAQLAQYRQEQATAQERLHTLDQEIPKLVARLQERQHELSVLETSQTHREWQERQAMVKTQEADLQQRELALRVAEQRLQDLALQQQRLQAKGQQTQQRQQELREQQTQLLNQGATLSEQQAALSAQIQQTQAALAQLEQRLGAERANRDRLERQLRELQTQQQQQEWQIQKLLETQQARQAELATVQEQREALAANLPDPLPEVPTDLGLEQLQQELRSLQKRIQAMEPVNMLALEEYDRVETRLAELSEKLATLESERTELLLRVENFTTLRQRAFMEAYNAVDANFRAIFAELSEGDGHLQLDDPDDPFNGGLNLVAHPKGKPVRRLASMSGGEKSLTALSFIFALQRYRPSPFYSFDEVDMFLDGANVERLARMIRQQAQQAQFIVVSLRRPMIEASERTIGVTQARGAHTQVLGITLEPKRASQ; encoded by the coding sequence ATGGTCTACATCAAGCGCATTGAGCTGTCCCACTTCAAATCCTTTGGCGGCACGACCCAGATTCCGTTGCTGCCCGGATTTACTGTGATTTCTGGTCCCAATGGTTCGGGCAAGTCCAATATCCTCGATGCGCTGCTCTTTGCCCTGGGTCTTTCCAGTTCTAAGGGGATGCGGGCAGAACGGTTGCCGGACCTAGTGAACCAAACCCACAGTACGCGGGGACGGGCGACGGTGGAGGCCAGTGTGACGGTGACGTTTGACCTGGAGGGGGAAGTTTTGCCCAGTACCCAGGTGGCGGTGGAACAGGCTGCGATCGCGACTGACGCCGATAACGGGGATCTTGATCCGCCGGCAACCTCAGCCCAGTCGGTGGAACCGCCGCCAGCAGCCACGACCAGTAATGAATGGAGCGTCACTCGGAAACTGCGCGTGACGCAGCAGGGAACCTATACCTCCACCTACTACATCAACGGTGAACCCTGCACCCTCAGCCAACTGCACGAGCAACTCAACCGCCTGCGCATCTACCCGGAAGGCTATAACGTTGTCCTACAAGGGGATGTGACTGGGATTATTTCCATGAATCCCCGCGATCGCCGCCAAATTATTGATGAACTGGCCGGGGTCGCTGCCTTCGATCGCAAAATTGACCAGGCCCGCAGCAAGCTGGATGCAGTCAAGGAACGGGAGGATCGCTGTCGGATTATTGAACGGGAGTTGATCCAGAGCCGCGATCGCCTCGCCCAGGATCGGCTCAAGGCCGAGAAGTATCAGCAATTACGCCAGGAACTCCAGACCAAGGAGCAGTGGGAAGGGGTGATCCACCACCGCCATTTGCAGCAATTGCACCAGCGGCTGACGGAACAAATTGCCCAGGGCGATCGCGCCTTGCTCGATCTGCGGGAACACTTAGCGGCGCTCCACGAAACCATCCGCCAGACCAGCGAAAACCTGGAGCAACTCAATGCCCAAGTCAAGGCCCTGGGTGAGGAGGAATTACTGGCCCTGCAATCGACCCTGGCCACCCAAGAAGCGGAACAGCGCCAACTCCAACGGCAACAGCACGATCTGGCTACGGCGGAGGCCACGCTCCAGGAGCAACTCACCCGCACCCAGCAGGAATTACAGGAGTGTCAACAGGAGCAGGCGCGGTTGGAGGCTGAAACGGCCAGTTTGACGGCGGAACTGGCAACGTTACAGGAGCAACGCGATCGTGCCCAGGCCCAGCTTAGCCGTAGCCGTGAAGGCGTCGCCCAAATTGCCGCCCAGTCGGAAGCCTGGGTGGAACGCCAGACGACGCTCTATCATCAGGTCGAAAGTTTGCAGGCTAGCTTGGGTCCCCAGCGTCAGGAGCAGGCATTTTTGCAAGAACGGGCCAATCAGTTAGCACGTCAGATTCAGGAACAAATGCCCCGTTTACAGACGATCGAGCAGGAAATCGCGGCGCAGGAACGGGAACGGCAGCACCTTCATCAGCAATTGGCCCCGCTTCAGGAGCAGGTGCGGACGATCGCGGCCCGCCTCAGTGCCGATCAGCAGGAATGGCAGTTGCAACAGGAAACCCAGGCTCGCCTCCTGCGCGAGCAACGGGAGAAACAACGCCAACTGGATAAACTCGAAGCGCAAACCCAGGCGTTGCGCGAAACCCAGGGGACCCATGCCAGCCAGGTGATCCTGCAATCGGGGTTACCGGGATTATGTGGCTTGGTGGCGCAATTGGGGCGCGTTGATGCCCGCTATCAGTTGGCGCTGGAGACGGCGGCGGGGGCGCGGCTGGGCCATCTGGTGGTGGAGGATGACGCGGTGGCGGCGGCGGCGATCGCCCTGCTGAAGGAACGGCGGGCGGGGCGGGCAACGTTTTTGCCCCTCAATAAGCTGTCGGTGCCCGCGACCCAACTCTCGCCCCTACGGGCGGAAGGCGCGATCGACTATGCGGTGAATTTGATTGACTACGATCGCCGTTATGCCACGGTGTTTGCCTATGTGTTTGGCCAGACGGTGGTGTTTGCGGATCTGGAGACAGCCCGTCGGCACCTAGGGCGGTTGCGTATGGTCACCCTGGATGGGGAGCTGCTAGAAACCAGTGGCGCGATGACCGGGGGCAGCCAGAGCCAGCGGGGCAGCGGCTTACACTTTGGCACAGTGGAGGCGGCAGAGTCGGTGGAAGTGCTGGAATTGCGGGAACGGCTGGGGGAAATCGATCGCATTCTCAACCAGGCTTGGCGTAACGGCGAACGGTTGCAACAGCAGGTGCAAGCACAGGAACGCAGCCTGACCGAAGCACGGCAGCAGGTGCGGGAATTGGAATTACGTCAACAGCAGGCCCAAACCATTAGCGATCACCTAGAGCAACAGCGCCAACAACTCGAGGCCCAACTCGCCCAATATCGCCAGGAGCAGGCCACAGCCCAGGAACGGTTACACACTCTGGATCAGGAAATCCCCAAACTGGTGGCCCGTCTACAAGAGCGGCAGCATGAACTCTCGGTGCTGGAAACCTCCCAAACCCATCGCGAGTGGCAGGAACGGCAGGCGATGGTCAAAACCCAGGAGGCCGATCTGCAACAGCGGGAGTTGGCCCTGCGGGTGGCAGAACAGCGGCTTCAGGATCTGGCGCTTCAGCAGCAGCGGTTGCAGGCTAAGGGACAACAAACCCAACAGCGGCAACAGGAACTCCGGGAACAACAAACGCAATTATTGAATCAGGGAGCAACCCTCAGCGAACAGCAGGCGGCACTGTCGGCGCAAATTCAGCAAACCCAGGCGGCCCTGGCCCAATTGGAGCAACGGCTGGGGGCGGAACGGGCCAACCGCGATCGCCTAGAGCGGCAATTGCGGGAACTGCAAACCCAGCAGCAACAGCAGGAATGGCAAATCCAGAAACTCCTGGAAACCCAACAAGCGCGGCAAGCCGAATTGGCAACCGTGCAGGAACAGCGGGAGGCGCTGGCGGCCAATCTGCCCGATCCCTTGCCGGAGGTTCCGACGGATCTAGGATTAGAGCAACTGCAACAAGAATTACGCAGCCTGCAAAAGCGCATCCAGGCGATGGAGCCGGTGAATATGCTAGCCCTAGAGGAGTACGATCGCGTAGAAACCCGGCTAGCGGAATTGAGCGAGAAGCTGGCGACCCTGGAGTCGGAGCGGACGGAGTTGTTGCTGCGGGTGGAGAACTTTACGACCTTACGGCAACGGGCTTTTATGGAAGCCTATAACGCTGTGGATGCGAACTTCCGGGCGATTTTTGCGGAACTGTCGGAGGGAGACGGCCATTTGCAACTGGATGATCCCGATGATCCGTTTAATGGCGGCTTGAACCTAGTAGCCCACCCCAAGGGAAAACCCGTGCGGCGGCTAGCATCGATGTCGGGGGGGGAAAAGTCGCTAACGGCCCTGAGTTTTATCTTTGCCCTGCAACGCTATCGACCCTCACCGTTTTACTCCTTTGATGAGGTGGATATGTTTCTGGATGGAGCAAACGTGGAGCGATTAGCTAGAATGATCAGACAGCAGGCACAGCAGGCGCAATTTATTGTTGTCAGTCTGCGGCGTCCGATGATTGAGGCGTCGGAACGGACGATCGGGGTGACCCAGGCCCGTGGGGCACATACCCAAGTGTTGGGGATTACCCTAGAGCCGAAGCGGGCGTCCCAGTAG
- a CDS encoding SDR family NAD(P)-dependent oxidoreductase, with amino-acid sequence MAPTVLITGASQGSGKATALRFAREGYDVVLAARQAERLEMVAQAVEALGRKALAIPTDVSDPDQVQILVGRALDVYVQIDVLVNNAGICLSGPIDQTSLNDWQRIMAINFFGYVHTIAALLPHFLARGAGTIVNVGSFGGKMPLPHMSAYCASKYAVVGLTESMRLELAPRGIHVAIVHPGVVNSSFMERAIFVGKDESHIEARRRQMRQSLKSIWVSQPEDIANAVWQAVHDRRSEIIVGPALLATEAYRLFPDLVKGVMGWGFS; translated from the coding sequence ATGGCTCCAACTGTTTTAATTACAGGTGCTTCCCAGGGGAGTGGTAAGGCCACCGCCCTCCGCTTTGCCCGTGAAGGCTATGATGTTGTCCTTGCGGCTCGTCAGGCGGAACGTTTAGAAATGGTGGCCCAAGCCGTCGAAGCCCTAGGGCGCAAGGCTCTAGCGATTCCTACTGATGTCAGTGACCCGGATCAGGTTCAAATTCTAGTCGGGCGGGCACTGGATGTCTATGTGCAGATTGATGTCCTGGTCAATAATGCCGGGATTTGTCTTTCGGGGCCGATCGACCAAACTTCCCTGAATGATTGGCAACGGATTATGGCGATCAATTTTTTCGGTTATGTGCATACGATCGCGGCCCTGTTACCCCATTTTCTGGCTAGGGGGGCGGGTACAATCGTCAATGTCGGGTCTTTTGGCGGCAAAATGCCCCTACCCCACATGAGTGCCTACTGTGCCAGCAAATATGCGGTGGTGGGGTTGACGGAATCGATGCGCTTAGAACTGGCCCCCCGTGGCATCCATGTGGCGATCGTGCATCCGGGGGTGGTCAATAGCAGCTTTATGGAGCGAGCTATTTTTGTCGGGAAGGATGAATCCCATATTGAAGCCCGACGGCGACAGATGCGCCAGAGTCTAAAATCCATCTGGGTTAGTCAACCGGAGGACATTGCCAACGCTGTTTGGCAGGCGGTGCACGATCGGCGATCGGAAATTATTGTGGGTCCTGCCCTGCTGGCTACCGAAGCCTATCGCCTCTTTCCCGATTTGGTTAAGGGCGTCATGGGTTGGGGATTTAGTTAA
- the tadA gene encoding tRNA adenosine(34) deaminase TadA, translating to MSHLTTHLMTIADPNHPDHRYWMAQAIAQADAAGAAGEVPVGAIIVGPQGEVLAAAENRRERDCDPTAHAEIVALRQAGQRLGNWHLNECILYVTLEPCPMCAGAIVLARLGLLVYGASDPKTGAVRTVLNLPDSPASFHKLKVVGQVLETECRQQLQAWFAQRRQQQRQQKQVLSQTVSSLNNI from the coding sequence ATGAGCCATCTGACGACCCATCTGATGACGATCGCCGATCCCAACCATCCCGACCATCGGTACTGGATGGCGCAGGCAATCGCCCAGGCTGACGCCGCTGGCGCAGCCGGAGAGGTGCCTGTCGGCGCTATTATTGTGGGACCCCAAGGAGAGGTCCTGGCCGCAGCAGAAAACCGACGGGAACGGGACTGTGACCCAACTGCCCATGCAGAAATTGTGGCCCTGCGGCAAGCCGGCCAACGCTTAGGTAACTGGCACTTAAACGAGTGCATCCTTTACGTCACCCTGGAACCCTGCCCCATGTGTGCCGGGGCGATCGTCCTAGCGCGGTTAGGGTTACTGGTGTACGGGGCCAGTGATCCTAAAACGGGAGCTGTGCGCACTGTCCTGAATCTGCCCGATAGTCCCGCCTCCTTCCACAAGCTCAAGGTTGTGGGTCAGGTGCTGGAAACCGAGTGTCGCCAACAGTTACAAGCTTGGTTTGCCCAACGTCGTCAACAGCAGCGGCAACAAAAACAAGTGTTATCCCAGACAGTATCTAGCCTCAACAACATCTAG